A window of candidate division WOR-3 bacterium genomic DNA:
CATCACCTTGACACCGGTTGTTGCCCGGCCGCACTTGCGGATATCCGCACACTTCACCCTTATCACCACGCCCTGTCTTGATGTCACGATAATCTCCGAAGAGTCGCTCACCGCCTTGGCGCAGGCAAGTTTGCCCGACTTCTCCACCGGCTTGGCAGCAATTACACCCTTGCCACCGCGGCGCTGAATCGGAAACAGTTCAAAATCGGTCCTTTTGCCAAACCCGTTGTCAAAAACGGTCAAAAGCGAAGTTCCGGGTGTGCACACAACCGCACCAATCACCTCATCACCCTTTTTTAGCCTGATACCGCGCACACCCCTTGCGCTCCTGCCCATCTCCCTGACATCAGTCTCCTTAAACTTTATCCCCATCCCGTTGCGCGTCACCAAAAGAATCTCA
This region includes:
- a CDS encoding DNA gyrase C-terminal beta-propeller domain-containing protein — encoded protein: EILLVTRNGMGIKFKETDVREMGRSARGVRGIRLKKGDEVIGAVVCTPGTSLLTVFDNGFGKRTDFELFPIQRRGGKGVIAAKPVEKSGKLACAKAVSDSSEIIVTSRQGVVIRVKCADIRKCGRATTGVKVMAVEKGDAVVDVALIED